The Calypte anna isolate BGI_N300 chromosome 9, bCalAnn1_v1.p, whole genome shotgun sequence sequence TATGTTTGAAGGTGTTTGTGTCTTATCCTTTTTCTAATTTAGACATaacaggttggtttttttttcctttcatgaatAACTAGATAACTAGATAATATCCAGATAACTAGAGatatggtggggtttttttgggagaACCtgttaattgaaaaaaatctcaggtaGAGTGTGGTGTGATGATACCTGCTATAAACTGTCCTGTCTCCATGGGTACAGCTATCCAGTTCAGAGATGTAGAATAACTGGACAAAGAAACCAAAGTAGGATAAACAAATGTTGTGAATGTTTAAGTTTAGAATAACTTTGCTATTAAATAATGTTGTACCTGAAGTTCTATATAACTACCCTGGAGACTGCTGGTATTTTTCATCTTagaatgtatatataaatatgaacATGAGTTGTAAGATGTTGTAAAATCAAACTCCTGAAACAACATGCACAATCTACTTGGTTTAATCTGCTGTAATTCATTAACTGATATGAATGACCTCAGTGCAAAATGAAAGCTGCTGTGATTCATGAGCTCTGTCTTTCTGAAGATGCACGCCATTCCCTTGAGATCCTCCTGGGTGATGACTTGTGCATATGCACCATCTGGGAACTATGTTGCCTGTGGTGGACTGGACAACATCTGCTCCATATACAACTTAAAAACCAGAGAGGGCAACGTGAGAGTGAGCCGCGAGTTGCCAGGGCACACAGGTCAGCAATagtttttgtttgagttttggtttttttattgcacCAAATGAAATTGTCTCACTTTGGGGTGTATTCTGAACTCTGAaacaattcttttttgttttgattaacAAACCAGCTCTGGGAGATCTTTGGTCACTGCTCTTTGATTTGAAGCATCAGTTATTATTACTCCTAAGTCTGAAATTAACATgactttggattttttttttaggatactTATCCTGTTGTCGCTTTCTAGATGACAACCAAATTGTCACTAGCTCAGGAGACACCACTTGGTGAGTTTTTGAGCTCTTTCAGcctttatttccccccccccccccttttttttttttttttcacttttcaatGCCTTAGTTTGTATTTAAAACCTAAACCCTCAAATAAGCATATACTTTGTGTTAATGCTGTCACTTTATCTGCAGCGCTTTGTGGGATATTGAAACTGGTCAACAGACCACCACGTTCACTGGGCATACTGGAGATGTGATGAGTCTCTCCCTAAGTCCAGACATGAAGACTTTTGTTTCGGGTGCCTGTGATGCCTCCTCAAAGCTCTGGGACATTCGAGATGGAATGTGCAGGCAGTCATTCACAGGACATGTGTCAGATATTAATGCAGTTTGTGTAAGTGATCATTTCTATTTCCACATGGAAAGAGGGAAGATAAAAGCTGTAGTTGCATGAATTCAGCTTATAGTCTACTGGTTTAccttatttaaaagaattttttatggCAAAGACTGTTAAATTTCCTGTAATGAAGAAGGTTGTCTAATAACTCGTGAACTAGTTTATAACTGAATTATTACTCCTATCACCTATGGTGCACTGAAGCGTTTTTGGAATACTTTTAGCCatgttttcattcattttttttaggaaggtaagaatggaagaagagaacTTTTTTGCAGAGTTAAAACTGAAAGTTGTAGATAGTTTAAAAGAGCTTCCAGTGAAATATTCTGGAGGGCAAAGTCAAAATCAGAACTCGTATTGAATATTCATCCTTGGaataattttgtaatatttataaACTGGATTATATTTCCTCTCTGTCATAATAACACTATGTTCTGATCTGCAAGATACAAGCTCTGATAAATAGGGAATGAAATCTTAAGTCAAAGCTGCATCTGGTTTtgataaacatgaaaaattactaAGGCTGAGAAAATACCAAAAGCATGACCAGTAGAAAAATGCAGTTCCTATACTTAGATCTGAGTCCTGAGATGTGTTGAGCTTTTCTCATTCCCATTTCAATCAATTTGGCTGTTCTAAGAATGACTCTGCTTTGGAGTAGATATTTTGGAAATTGAATTGCTTGCTTGCAATCTTCTGTCTTGGCTGAGCCAACCTggctcatccagcccaggatggaACATTGTGTACCACTTCACCCAGGTCTTCCTGGCCCACAGCCATGACACACATCACtgcattttgcttcattttgtaGGATTTACTTGCATCCCCTCTGACTCCCATTATGCCGCATGCAGAAACTGTCTGGGTACAATTCCAGTCATTCAGGTGTTACTAATACTAATCTGTGTTCTGTTGCTTAGCTGTGTACATGCagttttttcttaaacttagagatttttatttttttttaaataaatcattctGCCCCATCCTGTCCCCACCCAGCAAAACAGTCCTGTGACAGTCTTGCAGTATTGCACGAGCagtgtatttttcttgtgtCAAACTCCTCTCTCTCCATTCAAACTTGCAGTTTTTCCCTAATGGACATGCATTTGCCACCGGATCTGATGATGCCACCTGCCGACTCTTTGACCTCCGTGCAGACCAGGAGCTGATGATGTACTCCCACGACAACATCATCTGTGGGATCACTTCTGTGGCCTTCTCCAAAAGCGGTCGCCTCTTGCTAGCAGGTTATGATGACTTCAACTGCAACGTGTGGGATACTCTGAAAGGGGAGAGAGCAGGTGAGTTCACCTCGAGCAGGGAGCTCGAGTTTTCCATTTCCTTAGCAGAAGATGGATATTCAAAATCTATGGGAAATGCAGGGCCAGTTCATTGCCAATGTTGTTGCTGATCTTACTGAATCTGCTTGATTCCTCCTGACACTGTCTTCTTCAGGAATGTCATCTTTTTATTCTATCTGGTTAAATCTTCCAGTTGTTGCATTGCACTGCAGTTTCTGTCTGTGTAATGTGTGGTGTAACACATCCTGTCAGTGAAATACTCTGGTGGTTGGGTATTGGCCATTTTTAACTCCTCTGCTGGAAGATACCAGCTCTTGAGTCTAAGCATCAGCTTCCAAAATTGTTATGTCTGCAGAAAATTTATTTAACTCAATCGTAGAAATTAAATAATGCAGAATTATACACTGGCATTGGCTTTTGCTCTCATCAGAGGATTCAGTTCACACAGTAGTTAGTTCCTGTAGGCTTTTTGCTTTGGGGACTATAATTTCTTCCTGTTGGGAAGGAGTCAAAGTGGATACTTTTAATCCTTGGATTGTTCACAGTGATAGTTCACAGGATAGACAGTGTGTGGCTTAATCTTTCTCACTTCATTCAGTAATGTCAGTGATGAGGCCTGGTTCAGTTCTGAGCCTCAGTTCTGCTGGTTAGGCTGGGAATGTGTCCTTTTCTTAAAGGACAtggacaggctgagagattcAGTAGAGATTCATGTGGCACCTTGGGAGAGCTGACACGTACAAGAATGGGTAGAAGGGaagtaaaaacaaagcagaaggagGCACagggtgctgtgctgcttttctaatAGTGTGGCTCAACACATGATTTTAATCCTTGGGGTTTGCAAAACATGAGAAACTCAAGGTAGTTCCTGTATCCAGGGCACTGTCAGAAAACACCACAtttaattttggaaatatttgATGTGCTGAAATGgtactgaaaatgaaaatgaggtGATCTTTGAGGTAGAAAGAAGTCAtaaaggcaggaagaaaaaaaggaggcagtGTTGTGTGCACATGTTTTTCAAAACCTTGTTGTTAAGTTTCTTGGTGTGGCAGTTGTATTGTATCTCATTCTTCAGGGTAAAGACAAGGAGGATGATTAGATCTTACATTACATCTCCCTTTAGCATTTTTGAAGACTTACCTGGGAGAGCAGAGTTACAGCTGAAGTCCTTGGCATCCTATGACTCTTTaactttcatttcttcttcttttccaggtGTCCTTGCTGGCCATGACAACCGTGTCAGCTGTTTAGGTGTTACTGATGACGGCATGGCTGTAGCTACAGGGTCTTGGGACAGTTTTCTCAGAATCTGGAATTAACTGGGAGCCAAACATGTACATTCTCCATTTGAGACCTGGAGAGATCAATGCTGCAGCCTATAGCTGTGAAATTAACATTTCTACCTTGTATTTGCAGGTGAAGTTTTTCTATTCACTGATTATTACACAAAAAGGCTTTCtgtaaactagaaaaaaaaatcaagtgaagaaataggggaggggggaagaaatcactgactttttaaaaaggggcCAGCACACATAATCATGGTGACCGACAAACTAAGAGCCAGTCTTAttgtttttggtggtttggttaGATTGTCCTTGAAGGGTTTTTGCTTGTGCTCAGTCTGCTAATCCTGTACTTTTTTTGTACATAACAGAGAATATACACATTATAGCAGCCAATCATGTAACATTTGTCTGTATGTAAAAAAacatgtttgcattttttaaggAACTACATTTATAGCTTTGCTTTTAACCTGAGATGTCACTTCTGAGTTTTGTAGTGGATGAACTAGATTGCTGTTTTCAATGTTTTTGTGAATTTACTGTAGATAAAGTGAAGCCAATGGTATGTATGTGTTTTTATAATGGAagacatttgaatttttttaaaggcccTGGAGACTCCCAGTTAATACCTACTGCCTTATTCACACACTTGACCTGCTTGCCTGTTTTTAATTGTGGGGGTTCTTCCTTCTAGCCAGTGGTTCCTGGTTCATCCATTGGCAGTCATGGCCTCCAAACACCAAGGAGTTAATGCCAGGCAGACTTGCAACaatagcagaaatatttaaaaatgaagataaaatgaaacaaaatctgGTTCCAGAAGTTGTAGCTTCCTTACTGCAGCTCTTTgcatcagctgctccctgcagtcCTTGGGTAGGGAAGCCAAGTGACCTGTGCCACTGTCATGAAGTGGCTGAGTGCTTTTCCTTTGGACAGTTCAGCTCTAACTCAGTGGGGTGGTTTTGGCCCATCACAAACTCCAGCTGATTTGCACTAACAAAACAACTTGGCACGACTCTGGgcatgcagaaagcagcagtgcttcTGCAGAGCTTGCTCAGTTCCCACCATCAGCTGAGGAATTCAGAAGGACTTTGCTGAAATTCTTAGAGATGATTTCCAATGTGCAGTTAATTGCCTGTAACCCCCCTCCAAATGAGGGGGCTGCCAAAGCATACCACAACCAAAAGCTCTTGTTGTCAGTTATGTGCAGTGTGAATTATAAAAGGAATTGTGTAACTTAGGATAAACCAAGTAACCTTATTTACCTGTGTGACCCTCTCAAACTTCATACTACAAACTCAGCGACCTGCTTCTTCTCCTGTGGTCACAGAGGTCTGTGCCATGGTGGCTTATTAGATGCTAATTGTTCTGCAGCTCTGACACTGTAAATAGCCATTTCCTCTCCCGTTCctgattttattctgattttgatGTCAGTTGCTTATAAATTATAGGTTCTGAACAAGGACAGTTGAGTGTAGATGTAGGAAACGCAAGTGGCTGATGCCCATTTGAAACTAACCAGGAAGATTGCTTAACTTTTTGGTGCCTGGCTGCATGCCTGTGCTTGCAGTGGATGTTCTCTTGGAATCTGAATGTCTGCAGCATTTTTGGAAGGGGGAATGAAGTCTATTGGCTTCTCTTAAGTGACTTATTTTAAAGATAACCTAAATTTTAAATCCTCGGGTTGGAAGATGACGTGAATCTGCCCCCATCTGAAGTTGTGGGGAGTCGGGGTATCTCTGGCAGTAAATGTAAGTGCCCGGTATCTTGTAATATACCAAAACAGATTTGTGGCTGAGAGGACTATTTGTCAAGTTTTGGACATTTGTAATCCTAAATTTCAGTACTTCCATACTGTGCCTGTAAACCTGCCATGTCTGTAATGGTGAAGGTGCCAATAAATGTACCAGTCGATCACAGTAAATCCACtttcaaataaaggaaaaggCACATCTTGTGCTGGAGAAGTATACATTTACTAACAGCAGACTGGTGTAGGACCAAAATCACACTCTTGTATGTCACAGGAATTCCTCAGCATTTTGCTTTATGATCTGTCTGCATTAACAAACTATTATGGAATTCTTGTTACTCTCTTAAGTGAGCAGCTCTCGGGATCTTGCAgacttggtttatttttaatggtgcACTTGATTATTGTTTTTTAGCTCACAGCTGCCTTG is a genomic window containing:
- the GNB4 gene encoding guanine nucleotide-binding protein subunit beta-4, giving the protein MSELEQLRQEAEQLRNQIRDARKACSDTTLAQITTSLDSVGRIQMRTRRTLRGHLAKIYAMHWGSDSRLLVSASQDGKLIIWDSYTTNKMHAIPLRSSWVMTCAYAPSGNYVACGGLDNICSIYNLKTREGNVRVSRELPGHTGYLSCCRFLDDNQIVTSSGDTTCALWDIETGQQTTTFTGHTGDVMSLSLSPDMKTFVSGACDASSKLWDIRDGMCRQSFTGHVSDINAVCFFPNGHAFATGSDDATCRLFDLRADQELMMYSHDNIICGITSVAFSKSGRLLLAGYDDFNCNVWDTLKGERAGVLAGHDNRVSCLGVTDDGMAVATGSWDSFLRIWN